Within the Marinobacter sp. SS13-12 genome, the region TGGCGACCATTTCGATAATGGTAGGAACGCCTCGGCCTTCTTCACCGACCATCCAGGCCAGGGCGCCGCGAAGCTCGGCTTCACTGGAAGCATTGGCGATGTTACCCATCTTGTTTTTCAGCTGCTGGACCTGCCAGGGGTTCTTGCTGCCATCGGGGCGCCAGCGTGGCATCAGGAAGCAGGACAGCCCGCTTTTGGTCTGGGCCAATACCAGGAAGGCGTCGCACATGGGGGCCGACACGAACCATTTGTGGCCGACCAGTTCATAGGCCTGGCCGGGGCCTTCGGCGCCGACGGCGTAGGCACGTGTGGAGTTGGCCCTGACATCACTGCCGCCCTGTTTTTCGGTCATCGCCATGCCGATGGTGACGGACTGTTTTTCGCTGTCTGGCAGGTTGCGGGGGTCGTAGCTGTTGGCGAGGATCTTGTTTTCCCAGATAGCGGCCAGTTCCGGCTGCTTGCGAATCGACGGGATGGCGGCAAAGGTCATGGTAATGGGACAGCAATGGGCTGCTTCGACCTGGGAATGCATGTAGTACCTGGCTGTCCTCGCAACATGGGCGCCTGCTCCGGGGCTGGTCCAGGGGCTGCTGTGGAGGCCGTTTTCCATGGCGGTCGTCATGAGCTGGTGGTAGGCGGGGTGGAAGTCCACCTGGTCAATCCGGTGGCCGAAACGGTCGTGGGTGTTGAACACCGGTTTGTTCTCGTTGGCCTGGAATCCCAGTTCGATGGTTTCCGCCGCGCCGGCCAGGGCGCCGAACTGTTTCAGGTCACTGGTGGCTGCCGCCGCGCCTTCCCGGGCCACGGCTTCCTGCAGGGCCCTGTCCTGCTCGAACAGGTTGTAGTTCTCCAGGGCCGGGGGCTGGTTGACGACCTCGTGGGTTACGGCCAGGTAGCGGTCGTCACCGGAGGGGCTTGTGTTGTCCTGTGGCAGGGGCTGGCGGGCGTTCATGTTTATCTCCTGGCGCCGGTCAACCCCTGCATGCAAAAGCAAATGATGGAGTCGACCAGCGGATCATGGTCGTTGTTGTCGGCCTGGTCTGCGCCGCCTGTCTGGGCCGGTGAAAGTGGTCCCACCAGGCTTTCGGCAATGGCGCCTACAAGGCAGGTACTGCTTTGTCTGGCGTTCTGGTCAGGAAGGCTGTTTTCTCCGATACCTTCTTTTATCGCCTGCTCAAACAGTTCGGCGTAGGCCCTGCGAAACTTCAGGCGTTCTTCTTCTACTTTCGGGTCCACCGGTTCGGCGATCAGTGACCACGCCATCACCGGACCTCTCAGGGCACGTTCTGCAAACTGGCGCAGGGCCGCTTCCAGCCGGGCTATCGCGTTGCCTTCTATAGCCAGCGCTTCGGCGACCTTGTCCACTTCCCGCTGTGTTGCAATCCTGAATATCTCTGCAAACAGGTCTTCCTTGGACTCGAAGTGCCGGTAGATGGTTCCTGTGGCGACACCGGCGCAGGCTGCAATACGAGTGATCTGAGCGCTGCGGAAGCCGCCACCGGCGACACATTCGTAGGTACATTCGATGATGCGCTTGCGGGCCTCGGCCTTGCGGTTGCGCATTTTCTCCGTTTCCCGGTATGCCATGCGGGTTCCTTATAAGTAGTGAATCATTATTCATTCTTTGTGTCAATCAATTAGCTTGCGCAGTTTGATACATATTATTGTTCTAAAACAGTGTCTTGAAATTGGTTACAAAAAATTACAAAAAAGCCGTTGTGAAGAAATAGCGTTGCAGCCGAAAGCGGATTATAAAGACGCCAAGGCGGGTCGCAAGGCGTATCCGTCGAGACGGGGCGGCCCGCCGGAACAGGCTTGGTACGCTCGTTGTGATGTTTTCGTTGATGGAGAAAATCATGAGTGAATTCGACGAAAGCAATCTGGAGCAATCCGGTAGCTGGACACATGACAGTGATGATACACATTCCATAGCAGGCCGAGCACGGATTCGTGCCCAGCTCCAGCAGGATATTGAATCGTTTCTGAACCAGGGTGGCAGAATTCAGGAAGTGGATACGGCGTTCCGCTCGGATTCCCCCCGAAAGGTGGATGTCGGTTTTAATAATCGCTCCCTCTGAATTTCCAGGCCGCAGCCTCCGGGGCTGCGGCCTGTTCGGTTCTGTTGTTTTTTGGTTGTTTTGACGCTGGTCTCACCGCAGTGCCCTTCGATCCTCTATGCTGCCTTCAGCAGAATAGTTCTTAATCCCTGAACAGGCCGCATTAATGAGAGAATTCCTTCGTTTTGCGACTTTGGCACTCCTTGTCATGGTGGCACTCTTTGCTGGCACGGTCATATTCCTCAGTGATGAGCCGGCAACCGCTGACGATACTGCAGTTGCTGTTGATGCCGGCAGCTCTGCGGAGCAGACGGGAAGCCCCGGACAGGGGAGCGAGGCGCCGTCAAAGCTGGTCGCAAATGCCCGTGTCCCGGTACCGGATGGGTTGCCAGCCTCGCTGGAAGGAACCAGCCTCCCTGGCGGCTGGGCCAAAACCGATAGCAATGGTTCTTTGGTTCCCACGCCCCAGTTGCGGCAGTTGTTTGAGTATTACCTCGCCGCGCTGGGGGAGGAGACCCTGCCCCAGTTGGTCGCACGGATAGAGCAGGCGCTTGCACGGCTGGAGGAGCCGGCCCGTTCTGAGGCCATGGCCACTCTGGGGAATTACCTGGACTACAAGCTGGCGTTAGGGGATCTCGAAGTCACCTATGGCAATGCCACGTCCCTGGATGCCAATGAAATGCAGCAGCGTATGGCAGAAATCCGCGCCTTACGGCGCACCTGGATGGATGCGCAGACCGCCGAGGCTTTTTTTGCGAGCGACGAAGCCGTGGATCAGTTCCAGATAGAACAATTGCGCATACGGACTGACGAATCCCTTTCCGACGAGGAGCGTGAGCAGGCACTGGAGCGGGCCGAACAGGCACTGCCGGCGCCTATACGCGAAGCCCGCCGGGAAACCCGGAAGTTCACCGATTACCAGAAGGCCCGTTCGCAATTTGCGGACGACCCGGAGGCGCTGCGTGCCTGGAGGGAAGAGCGTTTTGGTGACGAGGCCGCCCGGCAACTGGAAAAGGTGGAAGCAGAGCAGCGAGCCTGGGACAACAAGTGGCAATCGTATAGCGCGGCACTCAGGGGGCTTGATGACCTGGGGCTTGCCGGCCCTGAGCGTGAAGCCGCTGTCGATTCCCTCAGGGATGAGTATTTTGAAGGTGCTGAAAAGTTGCGCGCGGAAGCCCTCGACTCAATCCGGTAACATTCCATTCATCTGGTGCTGGTAGTCTGACCTGCGGATCCGTGGCGGGTCCTGCCACCGCTGCTTGCGGGCGTGTATGATGGGGCAGTGTTTTGCGCCATTTTCCACAGGAGGTGTTCCGTGAGCTCTTCGGTCAACCGTGTTTTCCCTGCCACCCGTCTGCGTCGTAATCGGGTTGACAGTTTTTCCCGCCGGCTGGTGCGGGAGCATCAGCTCAGTGCCGATAACCTGATTTTTCCGGTGTTTGTGCTGGAGGGTGAGGGCCAGCGTGAAGCCGTGCCTTCCATGCCCGGTGTCGAGCGCCTGAGCATTGATTTGCTGGTAGAGCAGGCGGCGGAACTGGTTGACCTGGGTATTCCGGCGGTAGCGCTGTTTCCGGTTGTGCCGGCCGAGCACAAGAATCTATCCGGCTCCGGTGCCTGGGATTCCGATGGCCTGGCCCAGCGTGCCGTGCGAGCACTGAAAAAAGCCCGGCCAGAGCTGGGTGTCATTACCGACGTAGCGCTGGACCCGTTCACCACACACGGCCAGGACGGCATCATCGATAACGATGGTTACGTGCTGAATGATGTGACCGTGGAGGCGCTGGTGAACCAGGCGTTATCCCATGCGGATGCCGGTGCCGATATTGTGGCGCCGTCTGACATGATGGATGGTCGGGTTGCCGCCATCCGGGAGGCCCTGGAGTCTGCCGGCTATGTGAACACCAGGATTCTGGCCTATTCTGCAAAGTATGCCTCCAGCTACTACGGGCCTTTCCGGGATGCCGTCGGCTCGGCCGGCAATCTGGGCAAGGGCAACAAGGCCACCTATCAGATGGACCCGGCCAACAGTGATGAAGCGCTGCACGAAGTGGCCATGGATATTGCCGAGGGTGCGGACATGGTGATGATAAAGCCGGGTATGCCGTATCTGGATATCGTCCACCGGGTCAAGCACGAGCTGCAGGTGCCAACGTTCGTTTACCAGGTCAGTGGTGAATATGCCATGCATATGGCCGCCGCGGAAAACGGCTGGCTCGATGGCGATGCCGTGATGATGGAAAGCCTGATGGCCATGCGCCGTGCGGGTGCCGATGCCATCCTCACCTATTTTGCCGTCAGGGCGGCCCGGCTGATGCGCAGCAGCCGTACCTGACAGGCCACAGTCACAATCAGGGTGCTGTACCGGCACCCTGACAATGGAAGCAGTCAGCAATGAGTACCGAATCTGCAAAAAACCTGAAGGCTGTTGATGCCACGAATGTTCCGGCTCCGGTGGAAGTGCCGGCCCCGGGCACCGACGTTGACGTGGCCGCCCAGGAAAACTACTTCAACCGTGAACTGAGCCAGCTCCAGTTCAACTACCGTGTGCTCAAGCAGGCCCTGGATACGACCCATCCGCTGATCAACCGGCTGATGTTCTGCTGTATTTTCAGCAGCAACATGGACGAGTTTTTCGAGATTCGTGTTGCCGGCCTGCGCCAGCAGATCAAGTATGGCCGCGAAACCCTGGGCTCCGATGGCATGATGCCGGAACAGGTACTGGGCGAAATCAGCCGCGTGGCACACGAATACATCCGGGAACAGTACGACATCATCAATAACGTGCTGATTCCCGAGATGGAGCAGGAAAATATCCATTTTGTTCGCCGCCGCGAGTGGACCGAGGCCCAGGCAGACTGGGTGCGCCGGTATTTCGATGAGGAAATCCTGCCTGTTGTCAGCCCGATTGGTCTCGACCCGTCACACCCGTTTCCGCGCCTGGTGAACAAGAGCCTGAACTTTATCGTCGAGCTCGACGGCAAGGACGCCTTTGGTCGGGAAACCGGTATGGCCATCGTGCCGGCACCGCGATCGCTACCGCGTCTGGTGCGACTGCCGGACGACGTCTGTAGTGGCGGCGATAACCTGGTGTTCCTGTCGTCAATGATTCACGCCCACGCCGATGAGCTGTTCCCGGGGATGGAAGTGAAAGGCTGTTACCAGTTCCGCCTGACCCGCAACGCCGACCTTGAGCTGGAGGATGACCTTGAAGACCTGGCTTCCGCCCTGCGTGGCGAGCTGCTCAGTCGTCGCTTTGGTGATGGTGTGCGGCTGGAAGTGGCGGACAATTGCCCGGAAGAACTGGTCCATTTCCTGCTGCGGGAGTTTGGTCTTACGGATCGGGACCTGTACCAGGTACACGGGCCGGTTAACCTTACCCGCCTGATGGCTGTGGGTGGACTGGTAGACCGCCAGGACCTGACCTACTCAGGCTTTTCGCCATCGATTCCACGCCAGATCCGCAGCAAAGAGACCATGTTCGATGCCATCCGCAAGCGTCCGCTGTTGCTGTTGCATCCGTTTGAAAACTTCAGCCCGGTGGTTGATCTGTTGCGACAGGCCGCCAAGGATCCCCAGGTGCTGGCCATTCGTCAGACCCTGTACCGCACCGGCGCCGATTCGGAAATTGTGGAAGCACTGATGGACGCGGCCCGTCGTGGCAAGGAAGTGACTGCCATTATCGAACTGCGTGCCCGCTTCAGCGAAGCGGAAAACCTGGAGCTGGCGAGTCGCTTGCAGGAGGCCGGAGTCATCGTGGTGTATGGTGTAGTGGGTTACAAGACCCACGCCAAGATGATCCTGATTGTGCGGCGGGAGGAAGGAAAGCTGCGGCGCTATGTTCATCTGGGCACCGGTAACTACCACGCCGGGAACGCTCGCCTGTACACCGATTACAGCTTCATGACCTGTGACGAGTCCATAGGTGACGACGTCAACAAGCTGTTCCAGCAGCTTACCGGCATGGGCAAGGCACTGAAGATCAAGAAGCTCTTCCATTCTCCGTTTACCCTGCACAGCCGTTTGCTGGGGCTGGTAGACCGGGAGGCGGAACTGGGTGAGAAAGGCCGCATCATCCTCAAATTCAATGCCCTGACCGAGCGTGAACTGATCAAGGCGCTGTACCGGGCGTCCCGCGCAGGGGTGAAAATAGACCTGATCATCCGCGGCATCTGTTGCCTGCGCCCGGAAGTGCCGGGGCTGTCGGACAACATCCGGGTGCGATCCATCATCGGGCGGTTCCTGGAGCATACCCGGGTTTACTACTTCGGCAATAATGGCCGGCCGGAAGTCTATGGCTCCAGTGCCGACGGTATGGAACGCAACCTGCTGAGCCGCGTGGAAACCGCTTTTCCTCTGGAAGATCCGGCCCTGATCGCGCGGGTGCGTGAAGACCTGGATACCTACCTGGCGGACAATTGCCAGTCCTGGGTGTTGCAGCCGGACGGCAGTTACATCCAGAATCAGCCGGCAGAAGGCGAAGACCGTCTGGCATCGCAACTGGTTCTGCTGGAACGCCTGACCGGTAAATAATGATAACCCGTGCCTGCCTGCAGCTTTTGTGCAGGGGGCGGGCGCAGTAATGGAGAACAGGCAGTTGAAAAAACAATGGATGGTTGCCGGTGCGGCAGTGCTGGCGGTTGGTGTGGTTGCGCCCTGGGCTGTGGGTTACGTAACCGAGCAGCAGTGGCAGAGCGTGACCACGGAAGTGAATCAGGCTCAGCCACTGTTCCAGCTGGAAACGCGGGATTACAACCGGGGCTACCTGGGTGCTGATTTTACCGGCACCCTTTCGGTTCAGAACCCGGATACCGGCGAAGAGCATGAGTTCGAGTACCAGGCCCGGGTGAGCCATGGTGTTACTGGCAGCTTGCTGGACTTTTCTCCACCCGATGAGCTTGGCTCCGACGTTAACAAAATCTTTCCGGATGAAAAGCCGAAACTGACTCTGGAAACCCGCCTCTGGGGCACGGCAATCGTTGAGCTGTCCGTTCCGGCGATCAGCGTGATCAACGAGGAAACCGGCGAATCCTTTGATATGTCGGAAAGCTACAGCCGCGCCGAAATCAGTGACAATGGCTCCCATGCCGATATTGTCATGCTCTGGCCAGGGGCTGTCATCCGGGCACCAGATCTTCGCATCAGTATCGAAGATTTTCGTTTCGAGCAGACCATGGAGCATCTCACCGGGGGTGTCTGGCTGGGTGACGGCGATATGTCGTTGAGCGGCTTTGAGTTGGCTGCCCGCGACGAGCCCTCGCTCCGGTTTGACGATCTGGCGATCCGCAGCGAGACCTTCACTGAGGATGATGGCGAGAGCCTTGGCTCAGAGACCCTCATGACCCTGGAGACAGTGACCGCAGACGACGAGAGCTTTGGGCCGCATCGCATGGAATTCGTATTCAGCGGCCTGGATGTGCAGAACTGGAATAACCTCACTGAGGCACTGACGGAGATGCAGACGGCTGCCCTGACGGCCCCCGGTGGCGACTCCCGTGCGGTAATGCAGCAACAGATGGAATCCATGAACCGGATCAATCAGGCCCTGTTGGGTCTGGCGGGTGAAGGGTTCTCATTCGGTTTTCCGGAGCTTTCCTTTGCCACGCCATATGGCCCGATTGATGGTGAGATCATGGTGCAACACCCGTCGCTGTCGGATGAGGAGAAGGATCAGATGATGATGGTGATGCAGCGGTTGACCGGCAACCTGGACCTGAGCATGCCACTGGCGCTGGTGGAGCAGTACCCCGAGCTGGGGATGCAGGTAGCACCGCTGATCAAGCAGGGAATGGTGGTGCAGGAGGGGGATCGTGTGCGGGTTCAGGGCAAACTGGAAGACCTTGCCCTGGATATCAATGGAAATCTGATTCCGTTGCCGCCGCTGTTCTGATCTTGCTGTGGACTGCTGCCTGCAGGCAGCAGTCTCCCCCGCCTCTTCTTCAGTCTTTGCCAAACTTCTCTTTCAGTGCCGCTTCCACAGCCGGATCGACAAATTCCGATACATCTCCGCCCAGGGAGGCGATTTCCCGGATAAGGGTGGAGGAGATATAGGACAGGTGGTTGGCCGGTGTCAGGAACACGCTCTCCACTTCCGGTGCCAGGCGGCGGTTCATGTCGGCAAGCTGGAACTCGTATTCGAAGTCGGAGACGGCTCTCAGGCCACGAAGGATAACGGTGGCGCCCTGTTCCCGTACGAAGTCTGCCAGCAGGTTGCTGAAGCCGGTGACGCTGACATTGGGCAGGTGGGCGGTGGCCTGGGCGACCAGGTCGCAGCGCTCCTGGAGGGTCAGCAGCGGTGACTTCTTGGGGTTGTAGGCGATGGCAACGACGACTTCATCGAAGAGGCGGCCGGCACGTTCGATGAGGTCGGTGTGGCCGTTGGTGATCGGGTCAAATGTACCCGGGTAGATGACTTTTGGCATTCGTAGCTCCTTTTCACCACAAGCGGACAGGATAGCAGCCTTCCCGCCTATGATGAACTCAACCTGTGGGCCAGCCTTGTGCTGTTCCTCGCCGCCAGTGCATACACCGACAACTGCGGATTCGCCCCGATGCTGGTGGGGAAGATCGAGGCGTCGTGGATGCTCAGGTTGGGCACCTGGTGGTGCTCACCGAAGCCGTTGACCACGGATTCTTCCGGGTTGCTGCCCATGCCGCAGCCGCCCATCTGGTGGGCGGTGAACAGGCGGACGCGGTGAGGTTCCATGGGAAGCCTGTCGATGCCGACTTTGGCGTCGGCCCAGGAGCTGTACCAGGGGGAGTCCAGGTGCATGAGGCGGACTTTGCGGGCGCCGGCAGCGAACTGGATTTCGGCCATTTTGTAGAAGGCGTCTTTCAGGCCCTGCCAGAGGTAGTCGGTAACGGGGTAGTCCAGTGTCGGGCTGCCATCGTCGCGAAGACTGACAGTGCCGCCGGGGCTGTCGGGATGAAAGCCGTCCCGCAGCAGGGCGATGACGGAGTTCATGCGGGGCAGTTTCGAGAGATCATTGACCTGCTGTTTGCCATGGCCGGGGACCACGCCGGCGGACATGGCCGGGTGCAGGGGTGGCACTTCCAGCTTGAACCCGGCGGGGCCTTCGACCCCCTGGGAGAAATTGAATTCATCCGAGTAGATCGACTGGGGCGCACCATAGTAGGGCTCGACGGTGTGCGGCATTTCTGCCACTGTGGCGTTAACCGGGTGCAGAAAGGTGCGTTTGCCGATGCGGTCGTGGGGGTCGGGGATATCGGAGCGTAACAGCAGGCCGGGGGAGCCGATGGCGCTGGCGGCGACGACGAAATGCTTCGCTTTCAGTGTCACGGTGATGCCGGAAGGCGTTACACCGTCCGCAGCCATGGCAGAGGCCTGCAAGTGGTCGATCCGGTCCTGTTTCATCACCAGCTTGTCAGCCCTCAGGCCATGGAACAGGTGTGCGTTATTGTCCAGGGCACCGGGGATAGTGGTGGTCAGCGCCCCCTGCTTGGCGTTGGTGGGGCAGCCCACGCCACAATAGCCCAGGTTCCAGCAGCCTTTGACGTTGCGTGGAATCACTTCCCAGGACCAGCCCAGGGCCTCACAGCCCTGGCGCAGGATGTCGTTATTGACGTTGGGGTCGGTTACCCAGGGTTCGATATTGTGCCGCTGCTCGCGGCTATCGAACCAGGGTCTCATGGCCGCAGGGCTGAGATCATCCAGCCCGAACCGGCTGGCCCAATGGTTGAGGGTCGGCTCCGGCGTGCGGAAGCTCGAGGTCCAGTTCACCGTGGTGGAGCCCCCCACACAGCGGCCCTGCAGAATGGCAATGGCACCGTCACTGGTAACCCGGCTCATACCTTCCTGATAAAGGGAGGCATAGGCGTCCAGCTCATTCATCTTGAAATCTTTCTGGTAATAAAGCCGGCCTTCCTCAACAAGAATCACCGACAACCCGGCCCTGGCCAGTATCTCCGCCGTGGTGCCACCACCGGCACCGGTGCCGATGATCACCACATCCGCTTCCTGGGTCTGGTTCTGTGACAGAGTGGCGCCGTCGGTGACCTTCCAGCCAGCTTCGAGCCCACGGGCGATACGATCCGTTAATGACATTGCAATACTCCGATACGCAGGTGGGTCGTTCAGGCGTTGTTCTTGAACTGGGGCAGGGCGTCCACAGCAAATGTGGGAGGCCCGGGATACCCGGAAAGATGCCAATGGTCCGGATGGCCATAAAACGCCACATTGCTGACCTTGGTCAGCGCAATATAGCCGTTGTTGAACAGGCCAATGCCACTGGTACGCCAGCGCTCGAGGAAGGCATGGGCGCTTTCCCTGCTGACGTTCTCCCAACTGGACCAGACCCGCGCCACCGTTACCCGCGTCAGCCCGAAGTTGAGCAGATCAAACAGACCGCGAAGTTCCTTCTGATTGGCCGGACCAAACTGGTGAATGCCGGCATCGATACGCTCAATGGTGGCCTGAATCTGCTGCCGCCGCACAACCGGCTCCTCGGGCAGCCCCGGCCCGACCATGGCCGGCAACAGGGCCTCGAACAGCACAATGTCGTCACGGGTCAGGAACCGGAACTCATAGCTCTGGTCCATCGCCCCCGGCATCGGATAGTCCCGCCCCGCCGGCGCGGTCGCACACCCGGACAAACCGGCCGTTACACTCACCGTGCCCAGAAACATCGCACCACCAAGCCCCGTCCGAAGAAAACTCCGGCGGTCCATGGCAGCAGTGGGGGATTCCGTTTGCACGGAATGAGGAATCACATCAGACATAACCACTCTCTTGTTTTTATTGTCTTTTCTTTCTTGCCAGGCAGCTCGAAGCTAGCAGGAACCGGAGGGAACGACCGTCCGGGACCCTAAAAAACAAGGATGTTTTTTAGGAGCCTACATGGACGTATTCACGACGTGTCCCGGACGGTCGTTCTCTCCGGTTCCCAGCACCCAAGCTATCAGGCGTTGGGAGAAATTACCGAATAAACAGTTTATATACCATCTTGTGCGCCGCCGTACCGTGAGGCGCATACACAAACTTGCCACTATTGAACTTCTGCTTGCTGAATATTGCCCGATGATGGGAGAAGGTCAGGAAACCCTCCTTGCCGTGATAATGGCCCATACCGGAATCGCCCACGCCACCAAATGGCAAATCGTCCTGGGCAACATGCATCAGCGCATCATTGATACACATGCCACCGGAATGGGTATTGTCGACCACATGCTCCTGCATCGACTTGTCATAACCGAAGAAATACAACGCCAGCGGGCGCGGACGGTCATTGATGTAATGAATGGCCTCATCGAGCTTGCCATAACTGACCACCGGCAGAATCGGCCCGAAAATCTCATCCTGCATGATCTTCATGTCCGGCGTGGTATTCAGTGCCAGTGTAATCGGCATCTTGCGAGTGCCATCCTTCATGTTCTCACTGGCCGGATTGATCTCAACCAGCTCTGCGCCCTTCTCCCGTGCATCGTCAAGATACCCTTGCAGCCGTGCGTATTGGCGCTCATTGATAATCGCTGTGTAATCGTCATTGTCCCGCAGGCTCGGGTACATTTTGGCAAACTGGTTACGGTACTCATCCACAAACGCCTGCACACGGTCCGCCGGGCACAGCACATAGTCCGGTGCCACACAGGTCTGGCCCGCATTCAAGGCCTTGCCGAAGGCAATGCGCTGGGCGGCATCCTCCATGGGCACATCCGGGGAAACGATGGCCGGTGACTTGCCGCCCAGTTCCAGGGTGACCGGTGTCAGATTTTCCGCCGCCGCGCGCATCACCAGCTTGCCCACCGACGTGGAACCGGTAAACAGCAGGTGGTCAAAGGGCCGGCTGGAGAAGTCGGCCGCCACGTCGGCCTCACCGTTAATCACACTGACCAGGTCCTCCGGGAACGCCGACTCGATGATCTCCCGGAACAGGGCAGAGGTATGGGGGGTGTATTCGGACATCTTGATCATGGTGCGGTTGCCTGCCGCCAATGACGCCACCAGCGGGCCGACCGCCAGATACAGCGGGTAGTTCCAGGGCACGATCACCCCCACAACGCCCTTGGGCTGGTAGTGCACACGATTGCTGGCCGGTTGGAACAACACCGACACATGCCGCTTGGACGGCTTCATCCAGCCTTCAAGATTTTTCAGGGCGTAGTTGATGCCCTGAATCGATGGCATTACCTCGGCAATCAGGGATTCATCCTTTGAGCGACAGCTGAAATCCCGATCAATGGCGTCCAGCAATTTGTCCTGGTTGGTCATCAACACACGCTTTAGCCGTTTCAGATTCTCCTTGCGCTCGGTCAACGACGGCATCGGGTTGTTGCGGAATGCCTTCTTCTGATCGTCGAACACCCGGTGGGTATGCTGGATCTGTTTCTTGCTTTCGGTCAGCTGGACAACGGTGGCAACCATATCGCTCTCTCCTCGCGACGCCGGGCTCGTGGCCGGGCCGTCTTGTTCATTGTCAACGGCCCTGTTGGTCGGGCCGGAAATAGCATTGGCGAAAAAGTATTCAGTTTGCGCTTGGGGCTATTATTAGAGTATATACTCTAGTGAGTCAAGGCGACCGGATGGCGAATCGGGCCATCCCACATACAACAACGCATTGCAGAGCCTATGAAAACCCGAGACAAGATTCTTCTTTCGAGCCTGGAGCTTTTTAACGAAAGGGGAGAGCGCAATATCACCACCAATCACATTGCCGCTCACCTGGCGATCTCGCCAGGCAACCTCTATTACCACTTTCGCAACAAGTCCGACATCATCTACGAGATTTTTCTCGAGTATGAAAAGTTGGTGGACTTCTACCTGGATATCCCGGAAGACCGGCCTATCACCCTGGAAGACCTGACGTTCTATCTTGAGTCGGTGTTTGACGGGCTCTGGAGCTACCGCTTCTTTC harbors:
- a CDS encoding isovaleryl-CoA dehydrogenase, which codes for MNARQPLPQDNTSPSGDDRYLAVTHEVVNQPPALENYNLFEQDRALQEAVAREGAAAATSDLKQFGALAGAAETIELGFQANENKPVFNTHDRFGHRIDQVDFHPAYHQLMTTAMENGLHSSPWTSPGAGAHVARTARYYMHSQVEAAHCCPITMTFAAIPSIRKQPELAAIWENKILANSYDPRNLPDSEKQSVTIGMAMTEKQGGSDVRANSTRAYAVGAEGPGQAYELVGHKWFVSAPMCDAFLVLAQTKSGLSCFLMPRWRPDGSKNPWQVQQLKNKMGNIANASSEAELRGALAWMVGEEGRGVPTIIEMVAMTRFDCMIGSSAGMRQALAQASHHCHHRSAFGNRLSDQPLMQNVLADLALESEAALAYTMRIARSLDNQHLEHERLLARLATPVGKYWICKRTPNHAYEAMECIGGSGVMEDCIMPRLLRESPVNAIWEGSGNVQCLDTLRALQKELDTLDAFFSEAAEARGSDARFDRFLAQLQNDFADISDFEYRARNLVDRLALLMQASLLIRNSDPAVADAFCASRLEHNGGQNYGNLPSGTDPVAIIKRATPVVG
- a CDS encoding TetR/AcrR family transcriptional regulator, which translates into the protein MAYRETEKMRNRKAEARKRIIECTYECVAGGGFRSAQITRIAACAGVATGTIYRHFESKEDLFAEIFRIATQREVDKVAEALAIEGNAIARLEAALRQFAERALRGPVMAWSLIAEPVDPKVEEERLKFRRAYAELFEQAIKEGIGENSLPDQNARQSSTCLVGAIAESLVGPLSPAQTGGADQADNNDHDPLVDSIICFCMQGLTGARR
- a CDS encoding lipase secretion chaperone yields the protein MREFLRFATLALLVMVALFAGTVIFLSDEPATADDTAVAVDAGSSAEQTGSPGQGSEAPSKLVANARVPVPDGLPASLEGTSLPGGWAKTDSNGSLVPTPQLRQLFEYYLAALGEETLPQLVARIEQALARLEEPARSEAMATLGNYLDYKLALGDLEVTYGNATSLDANEMQQRMAEIRALRRTWMDAQTAEAFFASDEAVDQFQIEQLRIRTDESLSDEEREQALERAEQALPAPIREARRETRKFTDYQKARSQFADDPEALRAWREERFGDEAARQLEKVEAEQRAWDNKWQSYSAALRGLDDLGLAGPEREAAVDSLRDEYFEGAEKLRAEALDSIR
- the hemB gene encoding porphobilinogen synthase, coding for MSSSVNRVFPATRLRRNRVDSFSRRLVREHQLSADNLIFPVFVLEGEGQREAVPSMPGVERLSIDLLVEQAAELVDLGIPAVALFPVVPAEHKNLSGSGAWDSDGLAQRAVRALKKARPELGVITDVALDPFTTHGQDGIIDNDGYVLNDVTVEALVNQALSHADAGADIVAPSDMMDGRVAAIREALESAGYVNTRILAYSAKYASSYYGPFRDAVGSAGNLGKGNKATYQMDPANSDEALHEVAMDIAEGADMVMIKPGMPYLDIVHRVKHELQVPTFVYQVSGEYAMHMAAAENGWLDGDAVMMESLMAMRRAGADAILTYFAVRAARLMRSSRT
- the ppk1 gene encoding polyphosphate kinase 1 yields the protein MSTESAKNLKAVDATNVPAPVEVPAPGTDVDVAAQENYFNRELSQLQFNYRVLKQALDTTHPLINRLMFCCIFSSNMDEFFEIRVAGLRQQIKYGRETLGSDGMMPEQVLGEISRVAHEYIREQYDIINNVLIPEMEQENIHFVRRREWTEAQADWVRRYFDEEILPVVSPIGLDPSHPFPRLVNKSLNFIVELDGKDAFGRETGMAIVPAPRSLPRLVRLPDDVCSGGDNLVFLSSMIHAHADELFPGMEVKGCYQFRLTRNADLELEDDLEDLASALRGELLSRRFGDGVRLEVADNCPEELVHFLLREFGLTDRDLYQVHGPVNLTRLMAVGGLVDRQDLTYSGFSPSIPRQIRSKETMFDAIRKRPLLLLHPFENFSPVVDLLRQAAKDPQVLAIRQTLYRTGADSEIVEALMDAARRGKEVTAIIELRARFSEAENLELASRLQEAGVIVVYGVVGYKTHAKMILIVRREEGKLRRYVHLGTGNYHAGNARLYTDYSFMTCDESIGDDVNKLFQQLTGMGKALKIKKLFHSPFTLHSRLLGLVDREAELGEKGRIILKFNALTERELIKALYRASRAGVKIDLIIRGICCLRPEVPGLSDNIRVRSIIGRFLEHTRVYYFGNNGRPEVYGSSADGMERNLLSRVETAFPLEDPALIARVREDLDTYLADNCQSWVLQPDGSYIQNQPAEGEDRLASQLVLLERLTGK
- a CDS encoding DUF945 family protein — its product is MKKQWMVAGAAVLAVGVVAPWAVGYVTEQQWQSVTTEVNQAQPLFQLETRDYNRGYLGADFTGTLSVQNPDTGEEHEFEYQARVSHGVTGSLLDFSPPDELGSDVNKIFPDEKPKLTLETRLWGTAIVELSVPAISVINEETGESFDMSESYSRAEISDNGSHADIVMLWPGAVIRAPDLRISIEDFRFEQTMEHLTGGVWLGDGDMSLSGFELAARDEPSLRFDDLAIRSETFTEDDGESLGSETLMTLETVTADDESFGPHRMEFVFSGLDVQNWNNLTEALTEMQTAALTAPGGDSRAVMQQQMESMNRINQALLGLAGEGFSFGFPELSFATPYGPIDGEIMVQHPSLSDEEKDQMMMVMQRLTGNLDLSMPLALVEQYPELGMQVAPLIKQGMVVQEGDRVRVQGKLEDLALDINGNLIPLPPLF
- the coaD gene encoding pantetheine-phosphate adenylyltransferase codes for the protein MPKVIYPGTFDPITNGHTDLIERAGRLFDEVVVAIAYNPKKSPLLTLQERCDLVAQATAHLPNVSVTGFSNLLADFVREQGATVILRGLRAVSDFEYEFQLADMNRRLAPEVESVFLTPANHLSYISSTLIREIASLGGDVSEFVDPAVEAALKEKFGKD